The DNA segment ATCGATGAAGAAGCCGCTATTTTTGCCGCCTGCCAGATGAAGAGCCCTCGTCTGGTGACCAAATATATTTCCGAGATCAATTTCGTCAGCTCGGCCGAGAATGGCGAAGTGGTCGAATTCGGCCTGGAAGTCGCCGATGTTGGTACTACCTCATTAACCGTGAAATGCGTGGTGCGCAACAAGGCCAGCCAAACTGAAATTATTCAGGTCGACCGCATCGTCTTTGTCAGCATCGACGAAAGCGGTCGCCCTACTCCTCACGGTTACTCGGAAGCCGAGGCCGCCTAACCGATTGTCACCACCTGCTGACGTTAAGGCGTCATAAACAGACTTAAAACGATTATGCTCTCCGCGCACTAAGGCGGCCTTCGGGTCGCCTCTTTTTTATCTGTTTTTAATTGCCCCGACACTTACAACCACTGTTGCTGTAACAGCGTCTCGACCAACTGGTAGCGAATGGGCAACCTGCGATGTTTTTTACGGATCAGGTAAACCTTTTCATGAACCGGCTGTTGCAACTCGGCACGGCTCAAACGTTGTGCATCGGCAAAGCTGTCGAGCAGGGATTGGGGCACCACGGTGAAACCCATTGCCAATGAGACCGGCAACAGAATCTGGCTGATTTGATTGATATAACCGCTTTGGGGAACAGAATTCATTCCTGCAAAATTATGAGGAAAATTCATATCTAAAACTTGGCTAGCGTAGTGATGCCCATCCGGGTGATTGATAAACCCCAGCTGCATCAAACTGTTCCAGTCGGCCCTGGCATCACGGGGTAATACCAAACAGAGTTCGTCCTCACCCAGCAACTGTTGGCTAAGAGCGGTATCAGAGATCACCTGGGTGACGATGCCAAGGTCCGATCGATTATTCTTGACCCGATCAATAATGCCGCTGTTGGGTGCCGCTTCCAGGCTGACGGTTAACCCGGGATAGCGCTGCTGAAGATCGAGCAGTCTGGGATAGAACTGCATCGCCATGGAACCCGAGCAGGCTATTTTACACTCCCCCTCGTAGCGCTCATCACCGGCTATTCGATCGCTCAGCTCCCTTTCGGCCTCGGCCTGCTGCAGGCCATAACGGTAGAGGCTTTCGCCGGCACTGGTAAGTTCAAAGCTCTTACCATGACGATCGAGCAGGGGCTTGCCCAGCTGCGCTTCGAGCTTTTTGATGTGCTGACTGACCCCCGGCTGGGTCATATAGAGCTGCTCGGCTGTACGTGTGAAATGGCGAGTCTCTACCAGCATCATAAAGGTGCGCAGGAAAACCGGATTAATCATCCGCGATCGTTGCCCCGGGTCCGCACTGCTTACCTGATAAACCGCAAACGGTCATAGCCGATTCGCCCTGTGCCCTGATCCATTTGGTCATCTGCTCCGTATCCCGTTAAGCCTGTTAATGAAATCCAGCCATTGCGCCCATAAGCACTCGTTGTGAGCTAACGCTCCCGCTCACAACACAGCATAACAGTAAATTATCATTTTAATCATTAATGATAATTTCAGATTAGCTCGCAGGCTTTGTAGTCTAGGCTCAATTCTTACCCCACCGGAGACCACGACCATGGATTCACAACCCCCTGCCACTTACCCCCGCACGTTTTCCCATATCGGCATTTCTGTGCCCGATATCGAAGCCGCGGTAAAATTTTATACCGAAGTTCTCGGCTGGTATCTGATTATGCCGCCCACCGATGTTACAGAGGATGACAGCGCCATCGGCGAAATGTGCACCGATGTGTTTGGCGCCGGCTGGGGCTCCTTCCGCATTGCCCATATGTCCACCGGGGATCGTATCGGCGTGGAGCTGTTCCAGTTTCCGAATCAGGAAAATCCGGCGGACAACTTTGAGTACTGGAAAACCGGTATCTTCCATTTCTGCGTACAGGACCCGGATGTTGAAGGCCTGGCCGACAAGATCGTCGCCGCCGGCGGCAAGCGCCGTATGGCCAAGCCTCGCTATTACTATCCGGGGGAAAAGCCCTACCGCATGATCTATATGGAAGATCCGTTCGGCAACATCCTCGAGATCTACAGCCACAGCTATGAGCTGCACTACTCATCGGGCGCGTACAATTAATCCGGCCTAACCGACCGGGGCTCGACAGGCCAGGTCATCAAGACTATGGCTTGTCGGCGCCTTTTTTGAGCATGTCCGCCAGCCCGGCAAAAGGGTTATGGGTCGCGGCGCCGACCGAAGAGTCTGTTTCTGCGCTGCCGTAATCTGACTCAACATAACGGGAATGCTCATTGTCGTGACAATAGAGGCACAGCAGTTCCCAGTTACTGCCATCCGCAGGGTTGTTATCGTGGTTGTGATCACGATGATGCACAGTCAGTTGACTCAGATTGGTGCGATTAAACTCCCGGGCGCAGCGCCCGCACACCCAGGGATACATTTTTAACGCCCGGGCTCGGTAACCTTGCTCCCGCTCTTCCCGGGCTTTACGCGCTTCGGCGACGATGGTTTGCGGGTCTTTGGCAGACACTGGCCAGGCTCCTCAATCGGGTTGAAACAGGTTGTCGGCCTCATCATCGTAGTCGAAGGCGCCGAGAAACGTCATCACTTCATCCTTGTTCACCCCCGACAGCCGGGCACTGTATTCATGCTCAAATAACAGAATCACCCAGCTCACCTCCTGCAACTTCAACTTGCGTGCCTTGCTTAACAGGT comes from the Aestuariirhabdus haliotis genome and includes:
- a CDS encoding LysR family transcriptional regulator, translating into MINPVFLRTFMMLVETRHFTRTAEQLYMTQPGVSQHIKKLEAQLGKPLLDRHGKSFELTSAGESLYRYGLQQAEAERELSDRIAGDERYEGECKIACSGSMAMQFYPRLLDLQQRYPGLTVSLEAAPNSGIIDRVKNNRSDLGIVTQVISDTALSQQLLGEDELCLVLPRDARADWNSLMQLGFINHPDGHHYASQVLDMNFPHNFAGMNSVPQSGYINQISQILLPVSLAMGFTVVPQSLLDSFADAQRLSRAELQQPVHEKVYLIRKKHRRLPIRYQLVETLLQQQWL
- a CDS encoding YajD family HNH nuclease gives rise to the protein MSAKDPQTIVAEARKAREEREQGYRARALKMYPWVCGRCAREFNRTNLSQLTVHHRDHNHDNNPADGSNWELLCLYCHDNEHSRYVESDYGSAETDSSVGAATHNPFAGLADMLKKGADKP
- a CDS encoding lactoylglutathione lyase family protein, whose translation is MDSQPPATYPRTFSHIGISVPDIEAAVKFYTEVLGWYLIMPPTDVTEDDSAIGEMCTDVFGAGWGSFRIAHMSTGDRIGVELFQFPNQENPADNFEYWKTGIFHFCVQDPDVEGLADKIVAAGGKRRMAKPRYYYPGEKPYRMIYMEDPFGNILEIYSHSYELHYSSGAYN
- a CDS encoding acyl-CoA thioesterase, which gives rise to MKYYSRRVIKPGDLNPAHRLFGGTLLAWIDEEAAIFAACQMKSPRLVTKYISEINFVSSAENGEVVEFGLEVADVGTTSLTVKCVVRNKASQTEIIQVDRIVFVSIDESGRPTPHGYSEAEAA